A stretch of Imperialibacter roseus DNA encodes these proteins:
- a CDS encoding tellurite resistance TerB family protein, translating to MSIKTHISALIQLASADDDLADKERELIFLIGESGGLSHKQIEELLENPLDLNIPDSLSDDDRFELLYNVVQLMKVDNEVFLSEIKFCEDVAEKLGFSRKVISELSANIYSDPAITSDRTLLRQKAMKYKK from the coding sequence ATGAGTATCAAAACACACATAAGTGCACTAATCCAACTTGCGTCAGCTGACGATGATTTGGCTGATAAGGAAAGAGAGTTGATTTTTTTAATTGGTGAATCTGGTGGACTAAGCCACAAGCAGATTGAAGAGCTTCTGGAAAATCCTTTGGACCTGAATATTCCAGACAGCCTTAGCGACGACGATAGATTCGAATTGCTCTACAATGTTGTGCAGTTGATGAAGGTTGACAACGAAGTGTTTCTGAGCGAGATCAAATTTTGCGAAGATGTGGCGGAGAAGCTTGGCTTCAGCAGAAAAGTGATTTCAGAGCTTTCGGCGAATATCTATTCCGATCCTGCAATTACTTCAGACAGAACATTGCTGAGACAGAAGGCGATGAAATATAAAAAATGA
- a CDS encoding OmpA family protein, with translation MNRHRILVIGLFSLLCYCHGVKAQETPALHEVFEDNRNGWSLFERPYAKSMIAKGAMYMDVADGDIGFFNQKHFQLDPSKDFKLETVVEVKNFRNGSFGLVWGADEYSNYQAMDISQNGFFHIYTFKKKKVTPILRPDFLPTPLEEGKKQTIVVRKTGNEIFFEFNGQSLAQAKFTPFQGTYLGFHLRGQVSVKVYEFNVYQETPEIRQAESSIANTVKENLGSKINSQYSEKGVVISADGATLYVARGEHPKNFGSLKKDDIWFSEKDSVGEWAELQNIGAPLNNSGNNFVISAAPDGNNLLVANTYLPDGRNLGGGVSLTKRSPTGWSIPENLLINDYYNNADFVDYCLSPNQNVLVMALERNDTKGDMDLYCSFLKSDNTWSAPAHMGQEVNSFAMDFSPFIAADNETLYFSSYGHPGYGSADIFVSRRLDDTWTKWTEPENLGPDINTNTWEANYTLDARGEYAYLASVQHSMGNSDIFRIPLPASARPKPVVLVSGIVLDASTGQPIEAQIKYFSLEDVGKELGQASSHPVTGRYTIILPAGGIYGFNAEREGYIPESANLNASEINMYAELQQNLLLAPINVGASVRLNNIFFNTNEAVLQKESFAELDRIIKLLQAHPKMEIEIAGHTDNTGTADYNLKLSQERSQAVIDYLQTKGLSGRATAKGYGDTKPKTDNETDEGRSLNRRVEIVIRKM, from the coding sequence ATGAATAGACATCGCATATTAGTTATTGGGCTTTTTTCTCTCCTATGCTATTGCCATGGCGTGAAGGCGCAAGAGACTCCCGCATTACACGAGGTATTTGAAGACAACAGAAATGGCTGGTCGCTGTTTGAACGGCCTTATGCCAAAAGCATGATTGCCAAAGGGGCCATGTACATGGATGTGGCCGATGGCGACATCGGTTTCTTTAATCAGAAACATTTTCAGCTCGACCCCTCCAAAGACTTCAAGCTGGAGACAGTAGTGGAGGTAAAAAATTTTAGAAATGGCAGCTTCGGCCTGGTGTGGGGTGCCGACGAATACAGTAATTACCAGGCAATGGACATCAGCCAAAATGGCTTTTTTCATATCTACACGTTCAAAAAGAAAAAGGTAACACCCATTCTGCGGCCCGACTTCCTGCCAACTCCACTCGAGGAGGGTAAAAAACAAACTATTGTGGTGAGAAAAACCGGCAACGAAATTTTCTTCGAGTTCAACGGTCAGTCGTTGGCTCAGGCAAAATTCACCCCGTTTCAGGGCACCTACTTAGGGTTTCACCTCAGAGGCCAGGTGTCTGTAAAGGTTTACGAGTTCAATGTGTATCAGGAAACTCCTGAGATCAGGCAGGCTGAAAGTAGTATCGCCAACACCGTGAAGGAGAATCTTGGCTCGAAAATTAACTCTCAGTATTCGGAAAAGGGCGTAGTTATTTCTGCCGACGGCGCCACTTTGTATGTGGCCCGTGGAGAGCACCCTAAGAACTTTGGCAGCCTGAAGAAGGACGACATATGGTTTTCGGAAAAAGACTCTGTAGGCGAGTGGGCAGAGCTGCAAAATATTGGGGCACCACTCAACAACAGTGGCAACAATTTCGTGATTTCTGCGGCTCCCGATGGCAACAACCTGCTGGTGGCCAATACCTACCTGCCCGACGGCAGGAACCTGGGCGGCGGCGTGTCGCTCACCAAAAGAAGCCCGACGGGCTGGAGCATTCCTGAAAACCTGTTGATCAACGATTACTACAACAATGCCGACTTCGTGGACTACTGCCTGTCGCCCAACCAAAATGTGCTGGTAATGGCGCTGGAAAGGAACGACACCAAAGGAGACATGGATCTGTATTGCTCTTTTCTTAAAAGCGACAACACCTGGTCAGCGCCTGCCCACATGGGCCAGGAAGTAAATTCGTTTGCTATGGATTTCTCCCCTTTCATAGCAGCCGACAATGAAACACTCTACTTTTCATCATATGGCCATCCCGGCTACGGTAGTGCCGACATATTTGTGAGCCGACGCCTCGATGACACCTGGACCAAATGGACTGAACCGGAAAACCTGGGGCCGGACATCAACACCAATACCTGGGAAGCCAACTACACACTGGACGCCCGTGGCGAATATGCCTACCTGGCATCGGTGCAGCATTCGATGGGCAACAGCGACATTTTCAGAATTCCCCTGCCAGCCTCGGCACGGCCCAAGCCAGTGGTGCTGGTGAGCGGCATTGTGCTCGACGCCTCTACGGGTCAGCCGATTGAGGCACAAATCAAGTATTTTTCGCTAGAAGATGTGGGAAAAGAGCTTGGGCAGGCTTCTTCGCATCCGGTCACCGGCCGCTACACGATCATTTTGCCAGCGGGTGGTATTTATGGGTTCAACGCTGAAAGAGAAGGGTATATTCCTGAAAGTGCCAACCTGAACGCCAGCGAAATTAATATGTATGCCGAGCTTCAGCAAAATCTGCTGCTTGCCCCAATCAATGTGGGCGCCTCGGTAAGACTCAACAATATTTTCTTCAACACCAATGAGGCTGTTTTGCAGAAAGAGTCTTTTGCTGAACTCGACAGAATCATCAAGCTGCTCCAGGCCCACCCCAAAATGGAAATTGAAATAGCGGGGCATACCGACAACACAGGCACTGCCGACTACAACCTCAAACTTTCTCAGGAGAGGTCGCAGGCGGTCATTGACTATTTGCAAACAAAGGGATTGTCGGGCCGGGCGACGGCGAAAGGCTACGGCGATACCAAGCCAAAAACCGACAATGAAACCGACGAAGGCCGAAGCCTGAACAGGCGGGTGGAAATTGTGATTCGGAAAATGTAG
- a CDS encoding HEAT repeat domain-containing protein, giving the protein MKSLLKLNTATAKAFFLIGIVNLYCQIGLGQQAPTSLANYFGAIRNGEQSSLPYQLLRQQGLLDDYIRVIDTNLSDSLSTVRKACYQSLDVMQKSSTAPAAKQQILALQLQGMADESPDIVGLSTQNLSSVPPSMFNASQKKTLIQTLDRQVAKKEVLIKMVGTLKDQSAAPALRQLSQPGNSAKVRWAAYLALSRLGDQTAINLVNNKVRGIEVNDDMVYDMAPSIIYTQQKQLYDYLVELLYSNEKNCESANPDQTNTINCAYRILELLAPQIVDFPIATTASGDLQTKSYQEALITAREWFSVHVDFQVKNTD; this is encoded by the coding sequence ATGAAAAGCCTTCTCAAATTAAATACTGCCACGGCAAAGGCCTTCTTTTTGATAGGGATCGTTAACCTGTATTGCCAAATAGGACTAGGGCAACAGGCACCAACCAGCTTGGCCAACTATTTTGGAGCGATAAGAAATGGGGAGCAAAGCTCGCTTCCCTACCAGCTCCTAAGGCAGCAGGGGTTGCTCGATGATTATATAAGGGTCATTGATACTAACCTTTCCGACTCCCTTTCCACTGTAAGAAAAGCCTGCTACCAGTCCCTTGACGTCATGCAAAAGAGCTCCACTGCTCCTGCAGCTAAACAACAAATACTCGCCCTTCAGCTACAGGGCATGGCGGACGAGTCTCCCGACATCGTTGGCTTATCCACTCAAAATCTTAGTTCTGTGCCGCCTTCGATGTTCAATGCCTCGCAGAAGAAAACCCTTATCCAGACGCTTGATCGGCAGGTGGCAAAGAAGGAGGTATTAATAAAAATGGTCGGAACGCTGAAAGACCAGAGCGCCGCCCCAGCTCTCAGGCAGTTGTCGCAACCCGGCAATTCGGCAAAGGTGCGATGGGCTGCCTACCTGGCATTATCCAGACTGGGTGATCAAACGGCCATCAACCTGGTGAATAACAAAGTGAGAGGAATTGAAGTAAATGACGATATGGTCTACGACATGGCCCCGTCAATTATTTACACCCAGCAAAAGCAACTCTACGACTACTTGGTAGAATTGCTCTACAGCAACGAAAAGAATTGTGAGTCTGCTAACCCTGATCAAACCAATACCATCAACTGTGCCTACAGGATATTGGAGCTACTAGCACCACAGATAGTAGATTTTCCTATTGCAACGACTGCTTCCGGCGATCTGCAAACAAAAAGTTACCAGGAAGCATTGATAACAGCCAGAGAATGGTTTAGCGTCCATGTAGACTTTCAGGTAAAGAACACCGACTGA
- a CDS encoding DUF3592 domain-containing protein — protein sequence MNIPEATKLKIHQLIADGKKLEAVKYVKEQFGLALKDALKLVEALEKEVPLSGNGYQKRPFARSSFSGPDKVFYILSRVFLGVAFLLFAIGGTIAYDTNEELKHALQLEGRVVEFTYGSDGGSIPVVEFIHKGKKQRVQGSVASTPPAYDIGEPVKVFVITSEGYEKIRIDGIFELWIGPIILAFIGTIFLFIGGGMYAVSR from the coding sequence ATGAATATTCCTGAAGCCACCAAATTGAAGATACATCAGCTGATTGCTGACGGCAAAAAGCTGGAAGCGGTTAAGTACGTAAAGGAACAATTTGGCTTGGCGCTTAAGGATGCACTAAAACTCGTGGAGGCCCTGGAGAAAGAGGTGCCACTTTCGGGGAATGGCTATCAAAAAAGACCTTTTGCCCGCAGCAGTTTTTCCGGGCCCGACAAGGTCTTCTACATTCTTTCCAGGGTATTTTTGGGTGTGGCTTTTCTTCTGTTTGCCATCGGTGGCACTATTGCCTACGACACCAACGAGGAGCTGAAGCATGCGCTGCAATTGGAAGGGAGAGTCGTGGAATTTACCTACGGTTCCGATGGAGGCTCCATACCCGTAGTGGAATTTATCCACAAGGGTAAAAAACAAAGAGTACAGGGCTCGGTAGCCTCTACTCCCCCGGCCTATGATATCGGCGAGCCGGTAAAGGTATTTGTGATCACAAGTGAAGGTTACGAAAAGATAAGAATCGACGGCATTTTTGAGCTTTGGATAGGGCCCATCATTCTCGCCTTCATTGGCACTATTTTTCTTTTTATCGGGGGCGGCATGTACGCCGTCAGCAGATAG
- a CDS encoding C40 family peptidase, which translates to MQELIKIACVEIGVKEIPGQAHNARILQYASEAGFQDVKDDETAWCSIFLSWCCLKAGLKRSTKLNARSWLAVGTVTMQPEPGDIIVYWRKAIESWEGHVGIYMGTSSDGSRCYTLGGNQANMVSISGFDSSKVLGYRRLTTEKQFILPKPPLKKGNKGAAVVQLQDALKIAGFDAGTSDGFFGEKTAEALRLMQSQSGFLKIDGVYGTKTKDYLESLLQA; encoded by the coding sequence ATGCAAGAGCTGATAAAGATCGCTTGTGTTGAGATTGGCGTAAAGGAAATTCCAGGGCAGGCACACAATGCACGCATTCTCCAGTACGCCAGTGAGGCGGGATTCCAGGACGTAAAGGACGACGAAACTGCCTGGTGCAGTATTTTTTTGAGCTGGTGCTGCCTGAAGGCGGGCCTCAAGCGGAGCACTAAGCTGAACGCCCGGAGCTGGCTGGCCGTGGGCACCGTGACTATGCAACCCGAGCCCGGAGACATCATCGTTTACTGGCGCAAGGCCATCGAATCGTGGGAAGGCCATGTGGGGATTTACATGGGTACCTCCTCCGATGGCAGCCGCTGCTACACCTTGGGTGGCAATCAGGCCAATATGGTGTCCATTTCCGGCTTCGACTCTTCCAAGGTGCTGGGCTACCGCAGACTAACCACCGAAAAACAATTTATTCTCCCCAAGCCTCCTCTTAAAAAGGGCAACAAAGGGGCGGCAGTGGTACAGCTGCAGGATGCCCTGAAAATCGCCGGCTTCGATGCCGGCACTTCCGATGGCTTTTTTGGCGAAAAAACGGCCGAAGCCCTGCGCTTGATGCAAAGCCAAAGTGGCTTCCTCAAAATTGATGGCGTATATGGCACAAAAACCAAAGACTATCTCGAATCTCTTCTTCAAGCATAA
- a CDS encoding patatin-like phospholipase family protein encodes MAKTVKSTSFGFRNLVFEGGGVKGIAYGGALDELQKLGMLDHLQRVAGTSAGAINACTLALGCTPAQVGELISTTNFADFQDGNGLIGNAMRMFNKFGWYKGDDFMDWIGEVVKKQTGTKDFTFGDLDDAIKGGNTAFKYLYMAVTNLSEQKAEVFSHENEAHKSIPVRRVVRMSMSLPVFFAAFKNGNNVMVDGGVSYNYPVNLFDKPEYVSNPVNSLAGKDGSILNMETLGFRLDSKDVITYAKRDWATPPADVKNLKTYAVALLDFMMEAANKAHLQGEDWNRTVFIDTLDVRTSDFSLPAHKIDELTKSGTKAVKDYFDWRFIKAESPWKDHPVV; translated from the coding sequence ATGGCAAAAACTGTTAAATCAACCTCGTTTGGGTTTAGAAACCTCGTATTTGAAGGCGGCGGCGTTAAAGGCATCGCCTATGGCGGTGCGCTCGATGAACTGCAAAAGCTGGGCATGCTCGATCACCTGCAGCGGGTGGCCGGCACCTCCGCCGGCGCTATCAACGCCTGCACACTTGCTCTTGGTTGCACGCCTGCCCAGGTAGGCGAGCTCATCAGCACCACCAACTTTGCCGATTTTCAGGATGGCAACGGGCTGATTGGCAACGCCATGCGGATGTTCAACAAGTTCGGCTGGTACAAAGGCGACGACTTTATGGACTGGATTGGCGAGGTCGTGAAAAAGCAAACCGGTACCAAAGACTTCACTTTCGGCGACCTCGACGATGCCATCAAAGGCGGCAACACAGCCTTCAAATACCTCTACATGGCCGTGACCAACCTGTCGGAACAAAAAGCGGAGGTATTTTCGCATGAAAATGAAGCCCACAAGTCGATCCCTGTCAGAAGAGTCGTGCGCATGTCGATGTCGCTGCCGGTGTTTTTTGCAGCGTTCAAAAACGGCAACAATGTGATGGTGGATGGCGGCGTGAGCTACAACTACCCTGTTAACTTGTTTGACAAGCCTGAGTACGTTTCCAACCCTGTTAACTCTCTGGCCGGTAAGGACGGAAGCATTCTCAACATGGAAACCCTCGGCTTCCGGCTCGACAGCAAAGACGTGATTACCTATGCGAAACGTGACTGGGCCACGCCGCCGGCCGATGTCAAAAACCTGAAAACCTACGCCGTGGCCCTCCTCGACTTTATGATGGAGGCCGCCAACAAAGCCCACCTCCAGGGGGAAGACTGGAACAGGACGGTGTTCATTGATACCCTCGATGTGCGCACCTCAGATTTCAGCTTGCCTGCCCACAAAATCGACGAGCTTACAAAAAGTGGCACCAAGGCCGTGAAAGATTATTTTGACTGGCGGTTTATCAAGGCGGAGAGCCCGTGGAAGGATCATCCGGTGGTGTGA
- a CDS encoding PIG-L deacetylase family protein codes for MKKHLLTLLFAFMAIGFAAAQTATPLRIVVLGAHPDDCDQDEGGTAILFAKMGHQVKFVSLTNGDAGHQTTGGGALAKRRIAEAQEAAKRFGIAEYVVLGNHDGELVPSLDVRLQVIREIRKWNADIVIAPRPNDYHPDHRYTGVLVQDAAYMVAVPNIAPEVPALKKNPVFLYGYDHFQKPNPFRPDIAVDITGVTEQKGYALDAHVSQFYEWLPWIGGYADQVPEGAEARKAWLTKKSVRPPSAEAKKAIQKWYGKDRVAKATNVETFEICEYGRQPTDDEIRALFPMLK; via the coding sequence ATGAAAAAACATCTTCTCACCCTTCTCTTTGCTTTCATGGCCATCGGTTTTGCTGCTGCGCAAACGGCCACACCCCTGCGCATTGTGGTGCTGGGCGCCCATCCCGACGACTGCGACCAGGATGAAGGCGGCACGGCCATCCTGTTTGCCAAAATGGGCCACCAGGTCAAATTTGTGTCGCTTACCAATGGAGATGCCGGCCACCAAACCACCGGTGGTGGTGCCCTCGCCAAACGCAGAATTGCCGAAGCACAGGAAGCAGCCAAACGCTTTGGCATTGCTGAATACGTAGTACTAGGCAACCACGACGGCGAGCTGGTTCCGAGTCTGGATGTTCGCCTGCAGGTAATCAGGGAAATCCGCAAGTGGAATGCTGACATCGTGATTGCTCCCCGGCCCAACGACTACCACCCCGACCATCGCTACACGGGTGTGCTGGTGCAAGATGCGGCCTACATGGTAGCAGTGCCCAATATTGCCCCGGAAGTGCCCGCACTTAAGAAGAATCCTGTTTTTCTCTATGGATATGATCACTTCCAAAAACCCAACCCCTTCCGGCCGGACATTGCGGTAGACATTACCGGGGTAACGGAGCAAAAAGGCTATGCGCTGGACGCCCATGTGTCGCAGTTTTACGAGTGGTTGCCATGGATAGGCGGTTATGCCGACCAGGTGCCCGAAGGCGCTGAAGCGAGAAAAGCATGGCTGACCAAAAAGTCGGTAAGGCCTCCTTCAGCAGAGGCCAAAAAGGCCATTCAAAAATGGTATGGCAAAGACCGGGTGGCCAAAGCCACCAACGTAGAAACCTTCGAAATCTGCGAATATGGCCGCCAGCCCACCGACGACGAGATAAGGGCGCTGTTCCCTATGCTGAAATAA
- a CDS encoding YhfC family glutamic-type intramembrane protease, whose product MIFTLLALALAPGIAIILFIYLKDKHEKEPKGLLLRAFLFGVLSLVLTLVVSAIADKFVSLDHSSAEDLALYAFGMVAFIEEGSKYLFVRYFLYPHKEFNEPFDGIIYAVMVSMGFATVENLFYVFEGGVSIAIMRMFTAVPAHATFAVLMGFFLGKAKFQHKKAAFGLIGLGAATILHGAYDYFLFMDHVPGIWLGALVSLIVGLYLSKRAIKMHQEVSPFKPLTGL is encoded by the coding sequence ATGATTTTTACACTGCTGGCATTGGCCCTGGCCCCGGGCATAGCCATTATTTTGTTTATTTACCTCAAAGACAAGCACGAAAAAGAGCCGAAAGGGCTTTTGCTCCGGGCCTTTCTTTTTGGCGTACTCAGCCTGGTGCTCACACTGGTAGTTTCGGCTATTGCTGACAAGTTTGTGTCTCTCGACCACTCCAGCGCTGAAGACCTGGCACTTTACGCTTTTGGCATGGTAGCGTTTATTGAGGAAGGAAGCAAATATCTTTTTGTAAGGTACTTCCTTTATCCACATAAAGAATTCAACGAGCCGTTCGATGGTATTATTTACGCAGTAATGGTGAGTATGGGATTTGCTACGGTGGAAAACCTTTTCTACGTGTTCGAGGGTGGTGTGAGCATTGCCATCATGCGAATGTTTACCGCCGTGCCAGCACATGCTACTTTTGCTGTGCTCATGGGTTTCTTTTTGGGTAAAGCGAAGTTTCAACACAAAAAAGCAGCTTTCGGCCTTATTGGACTGGGGGCTGCCACCATTTTGCATGGCGCCTACGATTATTTTCTTTTCATGGATCACGTGCCGGGGATTTGGCTGGGCGCTCTTGTCTCTTTGATCGTTGGACTTTATCTGTCAAAACGAGCCATTAAAATGCACCAGGAAGTTTCGCCTTTCAAACCACTTACAGGCCTTTAG
- a CDS encoding DUF4864 domain-containing protein, producing MKLTYFLILAVFVGCAPRELPHPALSPQEVVHINFLALQQNDSPELDHGIEIAWNFASPTNKENTGPIERFNIMVHNENFRPLINCRHFEIRTHFQEKSEAEFLVLIEDSEGEVHSYMVSLSLQKYPPYDDCWMIDAVIPMRLPSKDGPRVAFFTSFNYWPAPFL from the coding sequence ATGAAACTAACTTACTTTCTGATACTGGCTGTGTTTGTCGGCTGCGCTCCCCGGGAGCTGCCGCATCCGGCGCTAAGTCCGCAGGAAGTAGTTCATATCAACTTTCTGGCCTTGCAACAAAACGACTCTCCGGAGTTGGATCACGGTATAGAGATCGCCTGGAACTTTGCCTCACCCACTAACAAAGAAAACACAGGGCCTATTGAGCGCTTCAACATCATGGTGCACAACGAAAACTTCAGGCCCCTGATTAATTGCAGGCACTTTGAAATCCGCACTCACTTTCAGGAAAAAAGCGAGGCGGAGTTTCTCGTACTTATCGAAGACAGTGAAGGCGAAGTACACAGCTATATGGTGTCGTTGTCGCTTCAGAAATACCCTCCCTACGATGACTGCTGGATGATTGATGCAGTAATTCCCATGCGCCTGCCGTCGAAAGATGGGCCAAGGGTGGCCTTTTTTACCTCATTCAACTATTGGCCTGCACCTTTTCTATAA
- a CDS encoding amidohydrolase, translating into MKYFGLFLLLTCFLTTQAQEQVYFNAKIFTANPQQPYANALAVKGKTIVAVGNYEQVKAKVGDQAKWIDLQGGFVMPGLVDSHNHGIDGGMGLTKANVNDLFLDVDQIHQFALETLKKKEGMTADVLVIYGLNISTWKALDRVIKLFNSGEFKTQPVFLRGSDWHTAWANKAMLKRAGVTKAYLASLTGDDKKYFGVAADGESNGFVSEDGQHKIEAVLEPDTDFSLGAIKAMAYNNGFGITAFLDPSAARLPGPHDNMLAWYQRLEQQGQLTAHIAATVVAEVNADPLPQMAAVKALKQQYNGNNLQVLGFKVFADGVVEHPTHTAALSLPYTGTQSKGVMMMDPEKFARFATLADKENLLVHVHAIGDQAVTETLNGFEAMRKANKSMALPHTITHLQFVQPADFDRFASLNVLASFQLLWALGDETTIDIVKPYVDPSIYQWMYPVRSMLQAGATICGASDWPVSTANPFEAMYYAETRKGALGVLDASQSMPRMAMLYAYTSEAAKALMMENLIGSLQIGKSADFILLDRDVLTVGPESLKATQVLWTVFEGKKVYEFAGK; encoded by the coding sequence ATGAAATACTTCGGCCTTTTCCTATTGCTGACTTGCTTTTTGACTACCCAAGCCCAGGAGCAAGTGTATTTTAATGCTAAAATATTCACTGCCAATCCGCAGCAGCCTTACGCTAACGCCCTGGCTGTGAAAGGAAAAACCATTGTAGCCGTTGGCAATTACGAACAGGTGAAAGCAAAAGTGGGCGACCAAGCCAAGTGGATTGATTTGCAGGGCGGCTTTGTGATGCCCGGCCTGGTCGACAGCCACAACCACGGCATTGACGGGGGTATGGGGCTGACCAAGGCGAATGTGAACGACCTGTTTCTGGACGTAGATCAAATCCATCAGTTTGCCCTTGAGACATTAAAGAAAAAAGAAGGTATGACTGCCGATGTCTTGGTGATTTATGGCCTGAACATCAGCACCTGGAAAGCGCTGGACAGGGTGATCAAGCTTTTCAATAGCGGTGAGTTCAAAACCCAGCCGGTGTTTCTTCGGGGCTCCGACTGGCACACTGCCTGGGCCAACAAAGCCATGCTGAAACGGGCGGGCGTGACCAAAGCCTACCTGGCATCACTGACGGGTGACGACAAAAAGTATTTCGGTGTGGCTGCCGACGGGGAAAGCAATGGGTTTGTGTCCGAAGATGGGCAGCACAAAATTGAAGCCGTGCTGGAGCCCGACACCGACTTCAGTCTGGGGGCTATCAAAGCCATGGCCTACAACAATGGTTTTGGCATTACTGCCTTTCTCGACCCCTCCGCTGCCAGGCTGCCCGGCCCTCACGACAATATGCTGGCCTGGTACCAGCGCCTGGAGCAACAAGGCCAGCTCACCGCCCATATAGCCGCCACGGTGGTGGCGGAGGTGAATGCCGACCCGCTGCCGCAGATGGCTGCGGTGAAGGCGCTGAAGCAGCAGTATAATGGCAATAACCTACAGGTGCTGGGCTTCAAGGTTTTTGCTGATGGGGTGGTGGAGCACCCTACCCATACAGCGGCCCTGTCGCTGCCATACACCGGCACGCAATCGAAGGGGGTGATGATGATGGATCCGGAAAAGTTTGCCCGGTTTGCTACCCTGGCCGACAAGGAAAACCTGCTGGTGCATGTGCATGCCATTGGCGACCAGGCGGTGACGGAAACCCTCAATGGATTTGAGGCCATGCGCAAGGCCAACAAAAGCATGGCGCTGCCCCACACCATTACCCACCTGCAGTTTGTGCAGCCTGCCGACTTCGACCGTTTTGCAAGCCTGAATGTGTTGGCCTCCTTTCAGCTGCTCTGGGCCCTGGGCGACGAAACCACCATTGACATTGTGAAGCCCTATGTAGATCCATCGATTTATCAGTGGATGTACCCGGTGCGGTCGATGTTGCAGGCGGGAGCCACGATATGCGGGGCCAGCGATTGGCCCGTGTCTACCGCCAACCCTTTTGAGGCGATGTATTATGCTGAAACCCGAAAAGGAGCGCTGGGGGTGCTGGATGCCAGCCAAAGCATGCCGAGAATGGCGATGCTCTACGCTTACACCTCCGAAGCGGCCAAAGCACTGATGATGGAAAACCTCATTGGCTCGCTTCAGATTGGCAAGTCGGCCGATTTTATCCTGCTCGACCGGGACGTGCTCACGGTGGGCCCTGAATCGCTAAAGGCCACGCAGGTGCTGTGGACGGTGTTTGAGGGGAAGAAGGTGTATGAATTTGCTGGCAAGTAG